GGACAGGCATCGGATGCCTGTGACCGGACCGCTGTACCGGTATGGTCAGCGGTGGGAGTGGGACTCCACTTGCTGTCCCTGGCGTACGCCGGGACGGTCGCGCATGCCATCCTATCAGGGATGACCCAGGATCCCGCATCGCCTGAACCGGCGACCGAACTGCCGACCCGCGAGCTGGCCGATATCCCCGCCGTCGAGGTCATCACCCGGTCCGCCGTCATGTTGATGAGCGCCGCCGCCGAGAAGCTCGGGTTGTCGGCCGAGGATCCCGACGAGAGCCCGCACCGCGACCTCGACGAGGCGCGCCGGCTGATCACCGCGCTGGCGGGGCTGGTGACGGCGTCCGCCGAGTACCTCGGCCCCCACGCCGGACCGGTGCGCGACGGCCTGAAGAGCCTGCAGCTCGCATTCCGCGAAGCGAGCGCCGCGCCGGAGGAACCGGGTCACGGTCCCGGGGAGAAATACACCGGCCCTGTCTGGTAGCTACTCACACCAATTTGACCGGTCGAGCGAATATCCTCGCGCCTTATGACCGTCACTAGCCCGGCCGGCTCAGCGAACATTGCGAAAGCCCGCCGCACCTCCGCGTTCAGGTGGGTGCCTGCCGCGGCCGGCTGGACCGTCGGCATCATCGCCACACTGTCGCTTCTCGCGAGCGTCTCGCCGTTTTTCCGGTCGCTCATCAAGGTGCCCCGCGAGTTCGTCAACGACTACATCTTCAACTTCCCCGACACCAGCTTCGCGTGGGCGTTCGTGCTGGCGCTGCTGGCCGCGGCACTGGCGGCGCGGAAGAGCATCGCGTGGTGGATCCTCGTCGGCTACATGGTCGCCGCGGTCGGCTGGAACATCGGCGACATCGTCTCCGGCGGAGAATCGTGGCTGCAGGAGACCGGCGAGTTCATCGGTCTCGCCTTCCACGTCGCCGCCATCGCCTTCCTTGTCTTGGCGCGCAAGGAGTTCTGGGCCAAGGTGCGCCGGGGTGCGCTGATCAAAGCGGCGGCAACGCTGGTCGCCGGATTGGTTGTCGGCACCCTGATCGGCTGGGGCCTGCTCGAGCTCTTCCCCGGAAGCCTGGCCCGTGAGGACCGCTTCTTCTACGCGCTCAACCGCGTGGGCGCCTTTGCGGGCGCCAGCGCTGACTCGTTCAGCGGTCACCCGCACGTGTTCATCAACGCGCTGCTCGGGCTGTTCGGTGCACTGGCGCTGATGGTCGCGGCGATCGTGTTGTTCCAGTCGCAGCGCGCGGAGAACGCACTCACCGGTGAAGACGAGTCCGCGATCCGCGGACTGCTCGAGTTGTATGGCAAGAACGACTCATTGGGTTACTTCGCGACGCGCCGCGACAAGGCCGTGGTGTTCGCGCCGACTGGCCGCGCCGCCATCACCTACCGCGTGGAGGTCGGCGTCTGTCTCGCGAGCGGCGACCCGGTCGGCGACCCCAAAGCCTGGCCCCAGGCGATCGAGGCGTGGCTGCGGTTGTGCCAGGCCTACGGCTGGGCGCCCGGGGTGATGGGCGCGAGTTCGACTGGAGCCGAGGCGTTCCGCGCGGCCGGCCTCAACGCCCTGCAGTTGGGCGACGAGGCGATTCTGCATCCGGACAGCTTCCGCTTGTCGGGCCCCGACATGCGCGCGGTGCGGCAGGCGGTGACCCGCGCGCGGCGCGCCGGTGCCTCGGTGCGGATCCGCAGACATCGTGATCTCGACGCCGACGAGATGGCCGAGGTGGTCGAGCGGGCCGACACCTGGCGCGATACCGACGATGAGCGCGGGTTCTCCATGGCGTTGGGCCGGCTGGGCGACCCGGCCGACGGCGACTGCCTACTCGTGGAGGCGGTTCAGCCCGGGGCCGGCGGTGAACAGGTCGTCGCGATGCTCTCCCTGGTGCCGTGGGGCGCCAATGGGGCCTCGCTGGACCTCATGCGCCGGTCTCCGCAATCCCCCAACGGCACCATCGAGCTCATGGTCAGCGAGCTGTGCATGCAGGCCGAAGGCATTGGGGTGACGCGTGTTTCGCTGAACTTCGCGATGTTCCGCTCGGCATTCGAGCAAGGCGCCCAGCTGGGCGCGGGCCCGGTCGCACGGCTGTGGCGGGCGCTGCTGGTGTTCTTCTCCCGCTGGTGGCAGCTGGAGACGCTGTACCGCTCGAACATGAAGTATCAGCCCGAGTGGGTGCCGCGGTATGCCTGCTACGAGGACGCGCGGCTGGTCCCCCGCGTCGGCGTGGCTTCGGTGATCGCAGAAGGCTTCCTGGTGCTGCCGTTCTCCCGACGCCACGATCAGCCGCACACCGGCCACCACATCGCGGTGCCGCAGAGCATCATCGACCGCGGTCTGTTGCACCACGACGGCACCGCCCCCGACGCCGACGAACTGGAAGTCGGGTTGGACGAGGAGGAACAGTCCCGGTTGCCCGAACAGGTCCGGGTCCGGATGGCCAAGCTCAAGACATTGCAGGACAACGGCGTCGACGCGTACCCGGTCGGTGAGCAACCCAGCCACACGATCCTTGCCGCGCTCGAATCCGAGGGTGCGAGCACACTGACCGTCGCGGGCCGCGTACTGCGCATCCGCGACTACGGCGGCGTGCTGTTCGCGCAACTGCGCGACTGGTCGGGGGAAGTGCAACTGCTGCTTGACAACTCGCAGCTGAATGACGGAACGACGGCCGATTTCACGCATGCCATCGATCTGGGCGACCTGATCCAGGTGACGGGCACGATGGGTTACAGCAAGAAGGGCACGCGGTCGCTGATCGTGCTCAACTGGCGGTTGATCGGTAAATGCCTACGTCCACTGCCCGACAAATGGAAAGGGCTGACCGACCAAGAGGCGCGGGTGCGCGCCCGCTACGTCGACCTGGCCATCAACACCGAGGCCCGCGACCTGATTCGGGCGCGCAGCGGTGTTCTGCACGCGATCCGCGAAAACCTCATCAGCAAGGGGTTTTTGGAGGTCGAGACACCGATACTTCAACAGATTCACGGCGGCGCCAACGCCAGGCCGTTCCTGACGCACATCAACGCCTATGACCTCGATCTGTATCTGCGGATCGCTCCCGAGCTCTACCTCAAGCGTCTGTGCGTGGGCGGTGTCGAGCGCGTCTTCGAGTTGGGCCGGGCATTCCGCAACGAGGGCGTCGACTTCAGCCACAATCCGGAGTTCACGCTGCTGGAGGCCTATCAGGCGCACGCCGACTACAACGTGTGGATCGACGGCTGCCGAGAGTTGATCCAGAACGCCGCGCAGGCCGCCAACGGAGCGCAGGTCTTCCTGCGTCCCCGCGACGACGGCACACTGGAACCCGTTGACATTTCAGGTGAGTGGACGGTCAAGACCGTGCACGAGGCGGTGTCGGAGGCGCTGGGCGAACAGATCGGGCCCGAGACGGACCTGACGACGCTACGCAGGCTGTGCGACGGCGCGAGGATCCCCTATTTGACCCACTGGGACTCCGGTGCGGTGGTGCTCGAACTGTACGAGCACCTCGTCGAGGACCGCACCGAAGCGCCCACGTTCTACAAGGACTTCCCCACGTCGGTGTCGCCGCTGACGAGGCCGCACCGCAGCATTCCCGGCGTGGCAGAACGGTGGGACCTGGTGGCGTGGGGTGTCGAATTGGGCACTGCGTACAGCGAGTTGACCGATCCCGTCGAGCAGCGGCGCCGACTGCAGGAACAGTCGCTGCTGGCCTCGGGCGGTGACCCCGAGGCCATGGAACTCGACGAGGACTTCCTGCAGGCGATGGAATACGCGATGCCGCCGACCGGTGGCCTCGGCATGGGTGTGGACCGCGTCGTCATGCTGATCACCGGCCGCAGCATCCGCGAAACGCTGCCGTTCCCCTTGGCCAAACCGCGTTAGTCGGCGCGCGACTCAGCTCCTAACGCCAGCCCAACAGCCGAATTGATCAACTGTTCTCGGGTCGGAAAATCGCGCAGCCGCGCGCCAAACTGATTGGAGAACAGATGATCCCACGTAGAGCAGCAGGCAGCCTCGCCACGGTGGCCGTACTGGCATGTGCGCCTCTTCTTTTCGGCACGGCTACCGCCACCGCAGATCCCGGAATCGGCTGGGGTGCACCAGGCCCCGGCATCCTGCCCGGACCGGGACTGGGAGGCTTCGGCGGACCGGCCTCCGGACTCGGACTGCTACCCGGACTTGGCTTCGGAGCACCAGGACCGGGGGTGTTCTGATGCCACGCGTGATTCTCGGCGTCCTCGGGCTAGCGGGGGCCATATCGCTGATGACGGCGGCGCCTGCTTCGGCGCAGCCCGTCGGTCCGCTCATCGAAACCACTTGTAGCTACGCGCAGATCGAGGCGGCCCTGCAGGTCGAGGCACCCGAGGCGTCGGGACGGCTTGCCGAACGCCCCGATGCGCAGGCGAAGATCCAGGAACTCCTGGCGCTGCCGATCGACCAACGACGGCAGCGGGTGAAGTCCTTCATGGACCGCAATCCAGATGTGGCGTCGATGATTGCGCAGAAGCGCAATACGCCCGAGGGACAGGACAAGCTGATGAAGATGCAGCGCGTCGCTGACACGTGTCACAACTATTGATCGCTCGAGCCGACGAACGTGACGGTGAGCCCGCCATCCGGGCGGGCCACCGCACGGACCTCACCGCCGTGCGCGGTGGCGATCGACCGCACGATCGACAGGCCCAGTCCGGCCCCTCGACTCGTCGGGCCGTCGTTCGAGGTTCGGTCATTGACGCCCAAACGATGAAAGGGCTCGAATATCCCGTTGACTGCCGACTGCGGGATCACCGATCCCGAGTTTTCGACCGACAGCCGGCATACTCCGTCACCGTTCGACACCGACACGACCGCCCACCCTGCTTCAGCGCGGTTGTACCGGATCGCATTGTCGATCAGGTTCCCCACCAAGCGCTCCAGCAGATCCGGATCACCGGTGATATACGAAGGAGTGAGCCTCGTGGTGATCTCGACGCCCGCCTCCGTAGCGGCGGCTTCCGACAGGGCGACCGCGCGGCGTGCGATGTCGGCGAGATCGACCCGCACGCGGCGGGCGAGCTGTTGCTGACTGCTCGCCAGCACCAGCAGGCCGTCGATCAGCCGCTCATGACGGCGATTGACGTCAAGCAACGTAGCTCCCAGTCGGCGCGTCGACTCGGGGGCGTCGGGGTCGTCGATGGCAACCTCGATCAGGGTGCGGTTGATCGTCAGCGGGGTCTTCAGTTCGTGAGACGCGTTGGCGACGAAGCGGCGTTGACCGTCGAAAGCATGATCCAGGCGCTCCAGCATCGCGTCGAACGTGTCTGCGAGGTCTTTGATCTCGTCATCGGGCCCGTCTAGCCCAATCCGCTCGTGCAGGCTGCGATCCGCCACTCGCCTTGCTGTGGTGGTGATCTGATGCAGTGGCTGCAGTGCGCGACCGGCCAGCAGCCAGCCGAATCCGCCCGCAGCCAAGCCGACGACACCCAACGACACGAAGGACCATGTCAGCATTCCGCGTTTGATGTCCTCGCGTTGTTGTTCCGCCTGCGCAACGAAGGCGGACACCAGATTCTCGGCGACAGGACGCTCCCGGAGCCCGCGTTCGGCCAGAAACTGCTTGACCAAAGTCTGTGCACCGGCGCCAGGGCGACGGTCCATCGACTGGTCCAGGTAGAAGTACATCAGCGCGATCAGCACCGCTCCTGCGATGAAGAAAGCCGTCGCGTACAGCACTGTGAGGCGCACCCTGATGGTCATGGGATGCGATACCCCACGCCGGCCTCGGTTTCGATCACGTGCGGCTCGCCAAGTTTTCGGCGCACCATCATGATCGTGTAGCGGACGACGCCGGTGAACGGATCGATGTGTTCGTCCCACGCTTTTTCCAACAGATGCTCGGCAGACACCACGCCTCCCTCAGCGCGCAACAACTCAGCTAGCACCGCAAACTCCTTGGGCGTCAACGAAATCGGTCTCTCCCCGCGCGACACTGTGCGCCGATGAGGATCTAGTCGGATACCGCCACGTTCCAGCACCGGAGAGACCGCGGGCCGCGACCGCCGACACAGGGCATGGACGCGCGCCACGAGTTCGGCGAACGCGAAGGGTTTCGTGAGGTAGTCGTCGGCGCCAAGCTGCAGGCCACTGACTCGCTCAGCGACGGCCGTGGCCGCCGTCAGCATCAGGATTCTGGCCGTCGCGCCCGAATCGGTCAGTTGAGCACATACGAAATCGCCGGAGACGGTCGGAAGATCACGATCCAACACGATGACGTCATAATCGTTGACTGCCGCCCGCTCGAGAGCGGCGTCTCCGTCGTAGGCCACATCCACGGCGATCGCGTGGCGGCGCAGCCCAGCCGCGATGGCGTCGGCCAGCAGCTGCTCATCCTCGACAACCAGAACGCGCATACCAATATGGTGCACGTCAGACGCGTTAGGTCCCTGTTAGGTGCATGCCCGCAGCTTGCTCACAGCGGAGCACAAGGATTGGCAGTCACTCTTGTGGCCGTGACGCTCCGCGACCTGCTGCGCCACCATTCGTCGCTGCTGCACGGCTGGATTCCGATCACGGTCCAGGTCCTGGCCGGCATCGCGCTGGTGGCGGCCATCTACTGGGGTATCCGACGTTGGCGATACGTATGGGTGCCGTGGGCGGTGCTGTGCGGGGTGGCCCTGACCGCGGCCGCCTACTGGTATGTCGAATCAGAAGGCCTCGCGGGCAATCCCGCACCCGCCGGGCTCTGGGTGTGGATCGGGCTGACGGGAACCGCGGCGGGCGTCCTGGTGGCCGGCTGGCGCGGAGCGCAGTGGTGGCGGCGTGCGGTGGCGGCCTCCGCGGTGCCGCTGTGCCTGCTGTGTGCCGCGTTCTCACTCAACCTGTGGACCGGGTACTTCCCCACCGTCCAAACAGCGTGGAATCAGCTCACCGCGGGTCCGCTGCCTGACCAGACAGATCAGGTGACCGTCCTGGCGTTGCAGCACCGCCACCAGATTCCCGCGAAAGGCACCGTGGTAGCGGTGCAGATCGGAGACGGGGCGTCAGGGTTCAAACATCGCGACGAACTCGTCTATCTGCCTCCGGCCTGGTACGCCACCGACCCTCCGCCACCCATGCCGACGATCATGATGATCGGCGGCGAGTTCAACACCCCCGCCGACTGGGTACGAATCGGGAACGCGGTGACCGTCGCGGACAACTTTGCAGCGGCCCACGGCGGGAATGCGCCGGTGCTCGTATTCGTCGACGCCGGCGGCACATTCAACAACGACACCGAGTGCGTCAACGGCAGCCGTGGCAATGTCGCCGACCACCTCACCAAAGACGTTGTCCCGTTTATGGTTTCGAAGTTCGGCGTGAGCGCCCACCGGGACAACTGGGGCGTGGTGGGCTGGTCGATGGGCGGCACGTGCGCCGTCGACCTGGCTGTCATGCATCCCGACATGTTCGGCGCATTCGAGGACATCGCCGGCGACATCGCGCCCAACTCGGGGACGAAAGACGAGACCATCTCACGGCTGTTCGGCGGCAACGCCGCGGCCTATGCGTCCTTCGATCCCACCACCGTCATCACGCGACACGGCCGCTACGACGGTGTGGCCGGCTGGTTCGCCGTCAACAGCGAAGCGGCCCCTGCGCAGAGTTCGGCCGCGAACTCGCTGTGCTCACTAGGCGACGCCAACGGGATCAGCTGCGCGGTCGTCGTGCAACCCGGTAAGCACGACTGGCCCTTCGCATCACAGGCCTTCGCGACCGCACTGCCCTGGATGGCCGGTCAACTCCTCACCCCCGCCGCTCCCCATGTGCCGTTGCCCGCACCACCCCCACCTCCGCCGATCGTTCAGGTGGCCGCGAGGTAGCGGGTAGCGTGGACCGCATGCCGGACGAACCAGCCCGAGAGCCGGAAGTGATCGTCGATCCCGTCATCGAGCCCACTGTCGAGCCCGATCCGGCGCCCGCGGCCACCCCCGCGACGAGCACCCCGCCGGCCCCCGCCGAACCCGAGGACACGGGCTATACCGCGGGCGGTGTCCCGACGTTCGATTCGGTGCGCGAGAAGATCGAGACCCGCTACGGCACGGCGATCGGCGCCGCGGAACTCGATGCCGAAACTCCGGAGGGCCGCACTGTCGAGGAGCAGTACGAAGCGCGCCAGCGTGCTGCGGCCGAACGGCTCGCGCAGATCCGTGAATCCATGCGCAAACCCGAGTCTCAGTAGTCGGATTCGGCGGCCAGGACCTCGGCGAGGTAGGCGTCGTCGGCCGGTGAGGCCAACCGCGACCGCGCGAAGTCCCGAATCCGCTCGCGCGTCTGCGCCGACTCCCCGCCGCCGGCGCCGACCGTCAGCGTGGTAACGCGCCAATCATGGTCCCACGCCGACGATTCCGCTATCGACTGCTGATCGGGGCCCACGACGGGGAACGACGCACGCCCGTCGGCCCCGAGCGCTCCGTCACCTCCGAAAGCACCGGAGCGCAGTCGGACCGGCACGCCGTTGGGCGAGCCCAGTCCCGACAACTCCACGCGGACAGTTGCCGTTACAGCGTCGTCGGCAGACTCGACGCTCCAACTAACGGTGTTCTCGGCCGCGTCGAACACACCGGCGGGAACAGCTGACCAGTGCACTGAGCCGGCACCCGTTGCAACAGTCGCCGTCGTTGTCCGTCCACCATCCCCGCCCGCAGCCAGTGCGTAATCGTCCCTGCGACCGGATCGCACAGACGTGTCGAAGACGATGCCCACCTCGTCGGCGAGGTCGGTGCACTTCTCCACCAGCTCGACGACGCGCGGATCACCTTCTTGGACATGGGCGTTGAGCGCGGCGACGTGCGGCCGCAACACCTCGGCAACATCCGAGTCGAAGGTGTCGTCGGAGAAGAAGTCCTCCGCGGCGACCGTGAGTATCGCGATCTCCGCATCCAGCAACGCCGCATCGAGCGCCGCGATCCCATCACGCTGGCTCGCCGGCCACCACCGTCGCAACCAATGGCCGAACGCCAACCGCCGCAACAGGTCCAGCGAGCCCGGCAACACATTCACCCCCGCCAGGTCCACCGCCCGCGCATCGTCGGGTGGAGCGTGATCGACTGTGGACGCGACGGCGCGATGCCCGTCCTCGCCCACCACGCGCCACAACCAGTCCGCCCTGGCGGGATCGGTGAACGTGATCTGCGGATCAGCGGACGGATCGTCGACGGTCCACGACAGCACCGCGCCACTGACCTCGAGTACGGCGTGCACCGGAGAAGGTGCGGCGGAGGGTCCCGTACTCCACAGCCCGGAATCGGACATCAACTTCATCCGGCCACCTGCAATT
The sequence above is drawn from the Mycobacterium gallinarum genome and encodes:
- a CDS encoding response regulator transcription factor; translation: MRVLVVEDEQLLADAIAAGLRRHAIAVDVAYDGDAALERAAVNDYDVIVLDRDLPTVSGDFVCAQLTDSGATARILMLTAATAVAERVSGLQLGADDYLTKPFAFAELVARVHALCRRSRPAVSPVLERGGIRLDPHRRTVSRGERPISLTPKEFAVLAELLRAEGGVVSAEHLLEKAWDEHIDPFTGVVRYTIMMVRRKLGEPHVIETEAGVGYRIP
- a CDS encoding DUF1844 domain-containing protein; the encoded protein is MTQDPASPEPATELPTRELADIPAVEVITRSAVMLMSAAAEKLGLSAEDPDESPHRDLDEARRLITALAGLVTASAEYLGPHAGPVRDGLKSLQLAFREASAAPEEPGHGPGEKYTGPVW
- a CDS encoding alpha/beta hydrolase, coding for MTLRDLLRHHSSLLHGWIPITVQVLAGIALVAAIYWGIRRWRYVWVPWAVLCGVALTAAAYWYVESEGLAGNPAPAGLWVWIGLTGTAAGVLVAGWRGAQWWRRAVAASAVPLCLLCAAFSLNLWTGYFPTVQTAWNQLTAGPLPDQTDQVTVLALQHRHQIPAKGTVVAVQIGDGASGFKHRDELVYLPPAWYATDPPPPMPTIMMIGGEFNTPADWVRIGNAVTVADNFAAAHGGNAPVLVFVDAGGTFNNDTECVNGSRGNVADHLTKDVVPFMVSKFGVSAHRDNWGVVGWSMGGTCAVDLAVMHPDMFGAFEDIAGDIAPNSGTKDETISRLFGGNAAAYASFDPTTVITRHGRYDGVAGWFAVNSEAAPAQSSAANSLCSLGDANGISCAVVVQPGKHDWPFASQAFATALPWMAGQLLTPAAPHVPLPAPPPPPPIVQVAAR
- a CDS encoding sensor histidine kinase — encoded protein: MTIRVRLTVLYATAFFIAGAVLIALMYFYLDQSMDRRPGAGAQTLVKQFLAERGLRERPVAENLVSAFVAQAEQQREDIKRGMLTWSFVSLGVVGLAAGGFGWLLAGRALQPLHQITTTARRVADRSLHERIGLDGPDDEIKDLADTFDAMLERLDHAFDGQRRFVANASHELKTPLTINRTLIEVAIDDPDAPESTRRLGATLLDVNRRHERLIDGLLVLASSQQQLARRVRVDLADIARRAVALSEAAATEAGVEITTRLTPSYITGDPDLLERLVGNLIDNAIRYNRAEAGWAVVSVSNGDGVCRLSVENSGSVIPQSAVNGIFEPFHRLGVNDRTSNDGPTSRGAGLGLSIVRSIATAHGGEVRAVARPDGGLTVTFVGSSDQ
- the lysX gene encoding bifunctional lysylphosphatidylglycerol synthetase/lysine--tRNA ligase LysX; its protein translation is MTVTSPAGSANIAKARRTSAFRWVPAAAGWTVGIIATLSLLASVSPFFRSLIKVPREFVNDYIFNFPDTSFAWAFVLALLAAALAARKSIAWWILVGYMVAAVGWNIGDIVSGGESWLQETGEFIGLAFHVAAIAFLVLARKEFWAKVRRGALIKAAATLVAGLVVGTLIGWGLLELFPGSLAREDRFFYALNRVGAFAGASADSFSGHPHVFINALLGLFGALALMVAAIVLFQSQRAENALTGEDESAIRGLLELYGKNDSLGYFATRRDKAVVFAPTGRAAITYRVEVGVCLASGDPVGDPKAWPQAIEAWLRLCQAYGWAPGVMGASSTGAEAFRAAGLNALQLGDEAILHPDSFRLSGPDMRAVRQAVTRARRAGASVRIRRHRDLDADEMAEVVERADTWRDTDDERGFSMALGRLGDPADGDCLLVEAVQPGAGGEQVVAMLSLVPWGANGASLDLMRRSPQSPNGTIELMVSELCMQAEGIGVTRVSLNFAMFRSAFEQGAQLGAGPVARLWRALLVFFSRWWQLETLYRSNMKYQPEWVPRYACYEDARLVPRVGVASVIAEGFLVLPFSRRHDQPHTGHHIAVPQSIIDRGLLHHDGTAPDADELEVGLDEEEQSRLPEQVRVRMAKLKTLQDNGVDAYPVGEQPSHTILAALESEGASTLTVAGRVLRIRDYGGVLFAQLRDWSGEVQLLLDNSQLNDGTTADFTHAIDLGDLIQVTGTMGYSKKGTRSLIVLNWRLIGKCLRPLPDKWKGLTDQEARVRARYVDLAINTEARDLIRARSGVLHAIRENLISKGFLEVETPILQQIHGGANARPFLTHINAYDLDLYLRIAPELYLKRLCVGGVERVFELGRAFRNEGVDFSHNPEFTLLEAYQAHADYNVWIDGCRELIQNAAQAANGAQVFLRPRDDGTLEPVDISGEWTVKTVHEAVSEALGEQIGPETDLTTLRRLCDGARIPYLTHWDSGAVVLELYEHLVEDRTEAPTFYKDFPTSVSPLTRPHRSIPGVAERWDLVAWGVELGTAYSELTDPVEQRRRLQEQSLLASGGDPEAMELDEDFLQAMEYAMPPTGGLGMGVDRVVMLITGRSIRETLPFPLAKPR
- a CDS encoding hemophore-related protein; the encoded protein is MPRVILGVLGLAGAISLMTAAPASAQPVGPLIETTCSYAQIEAALQVEAPEASGRLAERPDAQAKIQELLALPIDQRRQRVKSFMDRNPDVASMIAQKRNTPEGQDKLMKMQRVADTCHNY